The window AGCGCGCGGTCAACGCCATCTTCGACTACTCCGCCGCCTACACGCCCGGCTTCATGCGCGTCGCCGACTCGCGGGTGAACGCCGACCTCTCCTCCATCGAGTCCGCGATCGACCACTACACGAAGCGCAACGCCTGAGCGCGCCGTCCCTTTTTAAATAACGTCCGGAGCCGGTCAGTACGCCTCCGCGGTCAGACCGCCTCGAACAGCGCCTCGTACGCCGCCCCGTAGCGTTCCGCGACCCGATCCGGGTTCCCCCGTTCCTCGCCGCCGAGCGCGGGGAGTCCGACCGTCGCCACCGGTTCTATCATGTCGGTCACCGTCCCCGTGTGTTCCTCCATCGTCCCCTCGCGGGGACTTCCCGAGGCGACCGCGCGGGCCTTCGCGTACCGGTCGCCCGCGTAGATCCGGGCTCGACCCGGGTCGACGACGGCGACCGCGTCGGGAGCCACCGGCCCGTCGCGCGGGAGCGGGCCGGCGATGTCCGCGTACGACTCGACGACTGTCGGGACCGGCGTCGCGGCGACCCGCTCCGCGAGCCGGTCGAACGCCGGGAGGTAGTCGGCGGCCATCACGTCGTTGAAGGCCGCCACGTCGTCCACGCGGGTCGCGTCCGCGAGTGGGAGCCGGTCGGCGAGGTCGTCGGGCAGGAGCCCCGCGTCCTCGGCCGCGCCGTTGACGATGAACCGGGCGCCGCCCGCGGTCGTGACGCGGTCGCAGAGGAACGTGCGGTCCGCGTCGCCGAGCATCCCGGTCCGACCGGGCGTCGGCCGCCAGAGGCGGTGGACGGGGTTGATCGACTCGGGCGTAACCGCATCGGGCCGCGGCCGGTCCCCGCCGCCGGCCGTCGCGAGCGGCCGCGTGCTCGCGGCCGCGAGCCGTCGCGCGTCCTTCCCGTAGAGGCGACCGCCGTCGGTCGCGATCCGGTAGTCGTCGTGGTCGAACCAGTGGTCGTTGCCGGCGCGGGGCTTGACGCCGACCGCGTCGCCGACCCGGTCGGCGAGGCTCGCCACCAGCCCCGTCGAAAACGTCGTCTTGCCGGCGTCGACGCGGGCGCCGCCCGCGACGAGCAGGACCGGCGCGTCGTCGGTTCGGTCCCCGGTCACGCGTCGGGTTCGTCGGCGGCGGCCGCGTCGCCCTCGGCGCTCTCCTCGGCGTCGTCGTCCGTATCGTCACCGTCGATCGCGTGCTCGGCGACCCCGTAGTAGCCGGGGCCGTCCTCCTCCAGCGGCTCCGCGATGACGATGTCCTCGGCGTGGGTCATCACCCACGGGATCGCCCAGTCGATGAGGACCGCCTCGGTGTCGGCGTCGACCTGCGCGTCCGGCTCTAACCCCTGCAGGAGCCGGGCGATCTCCGGGACGGTGTACATCAGGTCCGGCTCGAACAGCTCGGCGGGCTCGTAGAACTCACACGGGTAGGTCGCGTCGAACGTCGACTTCGGCTCGGGCATGGGCGGCGATACGGCGTCGGCTCCGTAAACGCTGCCGATACGGTAGCCGACCGTCGGCGCTCGCGGAACACGAGAGGCACGGCCTCGCGGCTCTCGGCGCGGAGCGGGTCGAAAAAACGTCGGGATTCGACGCGCGGAGCGCGTCCGGCGTGGAGCGTTACTCGAAGAGCTCGACGGCCTGCTCGTAGCGGGCCGAGGGCTCGTCCCAGTCGACGACCTCGAAGAAGTTGTCGACGAACTCGCCGCGGGCCGGGCCGTAGTCGTGGTAGTAGGAGTGCTCCCAGACGTCCAGCGCGAGGATCGGGTGACCGCCCCAGATCGCTCCCTGGTCGTGCTTGTCGACCACGACGTTGCGGAGCTGGTTCGAGAACGTGTCGTAGACGAGCAGCGCCCAGCCGGACGCGTTGCCGGCGGCCGCCTCGAACTCGCCCTTCCAGGCCTCGTAGGAGCCGAAGTCCTCCTCGATCCGGTCGGCGAGGTCACCGGAGGGCTCGTCGCCGCCCTCGGGGGACATGTTCTGCCAGAACAGGTCGTGGAGGATGTGCCCCGAGGAGTTGTGGGTCACGTTTCGGATCGCACCGGCCGACGAGGAGAAGTCGTGCTCCTCGCGGTTCTCCTCGAGCGTCTCTTCGGCCGAGTTCCAGCCGTTCACGTACCCCTGATGGTGGGTGTCGTGATGCCATTCGAGCACCTGCTCGGAGATGTGCGGTTCCAGCGCGTCGTAATCGTACGGAAGCGGATCGAGTTCGTAGCTCATCGTTGTATCACCTACTCCGAACATGTGCCGGAAACCTGTTAAAGATAATGCGGCACGTGATACCACACGCCACCTGACGCGAGTGTTATCGGGTGATCCGGAACGGGGGCGATGGGCTTGCGGTTCAGCCCGAAAACGACGATCACGGGTGTCACTGAAGGCCGCCGTCGTCCGTCGATCAAACGTAACCGAAAAAAGTTTCTCCGGATATGCGGACACGAATCGGAAGACGGGGCGGGGGATGCGGCGCGAACTGCGCCGCGCGCTCACGGTGGGACTGGGATTCGAACCACGGTCGCTCCCGTTCGCTCGCCGCGGGGCGGCTCGCTCACCTCTCGCTCCTTGATTCAAATCCTGCACGAGACGCGCGCAGCGCGAACTGCGCCGCGCGCTTACGGTGGGACTGGGATTTGAACCCAGGAAGCCGTGAGGCTACCGGTTTTCAAGACCGGCGCAATAGGCCACTCTGCCATCCCACCACGTCCGGACGGTCGGGGTCGTTCGACTAAGTGGTGTCGGTCCTCGGCCCGTGGGTTAGTCTCGCACCACCCGCTCCTCGCCGTCCTCCACGACCACGTCCAGCCCGTGCTCGTGGACGAACGCGGCGGTGTAGTCGGGGACGACGCGCTCGGCGGCGAACCGCGCGCGCAACACGGGGACGGCGTCGAGCAGGTCGTCGCCGTCGACCATCGACGGCGAGGACTCGAGGAACTCCACGTCGAGGTCGGCGTCCCGGCCGCGCGACGCCAGCGTCGGGAGGCTCGGGGCCTCGAACGCGCCGTCGAAGTCGATCGGCGCGGTGAAGCCGGCGTAGTAGGTGCGCCCGCGGGTGGAGGGGCCGAGCACGACCTCGTTCGTCCGGAGCTTCATCGCGGCCGAGTCGATGACGGTGCGCGAGAGCAGCGGCGCCTGCGGCGTGACGACGGCGACGGAGTCGGCGCCCTCCTCGCGGAGCAGGTGCGTGACGGTGTTGCCGGCGCGCGCACCGAACGACGACCCGACCTGCCGCTCGAACCGGGCGTCCTCGGTACCGCCGAGGGTGTCGGCGACGAGCGTGCGCAACTCGGCCTCGGGGGCCGTCTCGGTGCGGTGTTCGGCGGGGAGGTCGTCGTCGACCGGGTAGTTGACGAGGAGGGAGCCGCCGGAGCGGTCGACCGCGAGGACGACGTCTCGGAACAGCGCCTCGTACAGGTCGGCGGCCTCGGCGGTCGAGAGCGGCGTCGACTCCGCGATCCCGGTCGCGACGAGCCCCTCGCGGGGCGGTTGCGCCATGACGACGACGACGGTCATAGCGGACCGAGTCGCCCGCGCGTCTTCAAGTCGCCGTTTCGGGTCGGCGCCGACGACCCGTTCGTGGCCCGCTTCGAGGTCGCACGGAGCCCGCTCGGGGCCGGCTCAGGAGAAGTCGCGCCGCATCGCGATCTCGAACCACGGGCAGAGCCGGAGCTGACGGTACAGCGCCGGGTTCTCGTGGAGGTGCTCGTAGTCGGCCCACAGCATCCCGCCGATCTCGGCCTCGTCGGGGTCGAGCGAGGTGTCGTCGAGGGTGACCTTCAGCACCGAGCAGACCTCCCACTCGACACCCTCGTTGGGGTAGTAGCGCTTGTACTCGAACTTGTCCGTCACCCGGAGGTCGCCGTACTGGTCCGGCGTGATCCCGAGCTCCTCCTCGAGGCGCTGCGCGGTCGCGTCCTCCTGCGTCTGTCCCTCGACCGGGTGGGAGGCGACGGTGCCGTCCCAGTGGCCGTCCCAGAGCCGCTTCGTCGGCGCGCGCTGGGCCAGCAGGATCCGGCCCTCGGTGTCGTACACGAGGCAGGTGAACGCCCGGTGGCGGATCCCGTCGCCGGTGTGCGCGTCGAGCCGGTTCACCGTGCCCTGCTCCGTGTCGTCGGGGTCGACGGCGATCACGTCCTGAAGCGCGTTCTCGTGGTCCGAGTCGGCGTCGGCCCCTCCGGAGGGGTCGCCGGGA is drawn from Halorubrum sp. CBA1229 and contains these coding sequences:
- a CDS encoding ATPase: MTGDRTDDAPVLLVAGGARVDAGKTTFSTGLVASLADRVGDAVGVKPRAGNDHWFDHDDYRIATDGGRLYGKDARRLAAASTRPLATAGGGDRPRPDAVTPESINPVHRLWRPTPGRTGMLGDADRTFLCDRVTTAGGARFIVNGAAEDAGLLPDDLADRLPLADATRVDDVAAFNDVMAADYLPAFDRLAERVAATPVPTVVESYADIAGPLPRDGPVAPDAVAVVDPGRARIYAGDRYAKARAVASGSPREGTMEEHTGTVTDMIEPVATVGLPALGGEERGNPDRVAERYGAAYEALFEAV
- a CDS encoding DUF5827 family protein translates to MPEPKSTFDATYPCEFYEPAELFEPDLMYTVPEIARLLQGLEPDAQVDADTEAVLIDWAIPWVMTHAEDIVIAEPLEEDGPGYYGVAEHAIDGDDTDDDAEESAEGDAAAADEPDA
- the sod gene encoding superoxide dismutase, translated to MSYELDPLPYDYDALEPHISEQVLEWHHDTHHQGYVNGWNSAEETLEENREEHDFSSSAGAIRNVTHNSSGHILHDLFWQNMSPEGGDEPSGDLADRIEEDFGSYEAWKGEFEAAAGNASGWALLVYDTFSNQLRNVVVDKHDQGAIWGGHPILALDVWEHSYYHDYGPARGEFVDNFFEVVDWDEPSARYEQAVELFE
- a CDS encoding DUF2064 domain-containing protein codes for the protein MTVVVVMAQPPREGLVATGIAESTPLSTAEAADLYEALFRDVVLAVDRSGGSLLVNYPVDDDLPAEHRTETAPEAELRTLVADTLGGTEDARFERQVGSSFGARAGNTVTHLLREEGADSVAVVTPQAPLLSRTVIDSAAMKLRTNEVVLGPSTRGRTYYAGFTAPIDFDGAFEAPSLPTLASRGRDADLDVEFLESSPSMVDGDDLLDAVPVLRARFAAERVVPDYTAAFVHEHGLDVVVEDGEERVVRD
- a CDS encoding NUDIX domain-containing protein encodes the protein MSSEDAAAPGDPSGGADADSDHENALQDVIAVDPDDTEQGTVNRLDAHTGDGIRHRAFTCLVYDTEGRILLAQRAPTKRLWDGHWDGTVASHPVEGQTQEDATAQRLEEELGITPDQYGDLRVTDKFEYKRYYPNEGVEWEVCSVLKVTLDDTSLDPDEAEIGGMLWADYEHLHENPALYRQLRLCPWFEIAMRRDFS